TTACCAATATAATTCGTTTCTTTGTTGCCATAATATTTTTTTGTATATTTGTAAAGGATTAAAAATTGTGAAAAAAATCTAAAATAATTTAAGAACAAAACAATAAAGTTATGCAACATACAATTCAAGTACAAACAAACGTAAGAAACGGATTGTTTGACATAAACAGAGAAGTTGAAAAAATCGTTAGTGAAAGTGCTGTGCAAACAGGAATGGTAAATGTTTATGTTCAAGGAGCAACAGCCGCAATTATGATTCAAGAAAACTGGGATGATTCGGTTCAAAATGATGTTGTGAATTTATTAAAACAACTCATTCCCAGTGGCGTGTGGCAACATGATGCACAAGATGGAAATGGGGATGCTCATCTAAAATCAGGACTTGTTGGACCAAGCGAAACTATTCCAATTGTGAATGGGAAGATGGGTTTATCCACCTGGCAAAATAT
This Bacteroidota bacterium DNA region includes the following protein-coding sequences:
- a CDS encoding secondary thiamine-phosphate synthase enzyme YjbQ, which codes for MQHTIQVQTNVRNGLFDINREVEKIVSESAVQTGMVNVYVQGATAAIMIQENWDDSVQNDVVNLLKQLIPSGVWQHDAQDGNGDAHLKSGLVGPSETIPIVNGKMGLSTWQNIFLCEFDGPRSNRNIVVTIFEAK